In the Onychostoma macrolepis isolate SWU-2019 chromosome 09, ASM1243209v1, whole genome shotgun sequence genome, one interval contains:
- the uggt2 gene encoding UDP-glucose:glycoprotein glucosyltransferase 2 isoform X2: MRVVFVVLVFLRVQYVHSASKGVVASLQAKWSMTPLLLETSEFIREDGEEKFWQFVDTVKELTVYKNGESVRSYYNLIIKKAGQFLTDLQVNLLKLSLTLRAYSPAVHAFQQIASDEPPPDGCAAFVVVHGQNACSTKDMKKLLKTAAGRPKPYLYKSDHQYPGVNGTDLPVAVLYAEIGTKEFNTFHKVLSERAQEGKLVYVLRHFVSEPKNEKMLLSGYGVELAIKSTEYKAVDDTQVKESKSVTTDNEDENDEVQGFLFGKLKKSHPELQEELRELRKHLLESTNDMTPLKVWELQDLSFQAASRIMTVPKFDSLKLMQDLSQNFPSRARSLTRVAVNQDMRKEIEDNQKRLSESMGIQPGDASLFINGIHVDLDIHNPFSILDILRTEAKILEGLHNLGIRGSSVSKFLHLPSSTTVEDSYALDIRHSSVMWANDIEKDSMYRHWPSSVQELLRATFPGVIRQIRRNFYNLVLFLDPKQEESIELVKLAELFYKHNIPLRIGFVLVVSADDKVDGYLDAGVALFRLLNYISEEYDEAQAFTSMVSIYNRVEVGEILSVDTVTAYLKKKFPKANAARILGVDSGYDDNRKAGGGFYRKSGLGALPVGLFNGIPLSSEEMDPEELETVLLQKIMEATNFFQRAVFMGQITESVDVVDFLMEQANVVPRINPLILSSERRYLDFTSSPVADDWDDTTMFSHLDSKDKTAVVSKRMKYFIRDEEEVLYGVTMWIVADIEQPSGRQLLRNALKHMKSSSSNCRVGVINDPSGKPTEDNSALYRAVWASLLTQSSKNTLDFTLKLLKEENVELLKQGTKIKHLLKQGMDHDAFEKKFNTMEVDFLHSQQKYCKEVLKLKARQRAVVSNGRILSLLDEEEEFSVEDFHLLEKITLRTSAEKIKSKIKQMNLNAQKASDLIMKVDALITASPKGEARKDVKFLKDKHSILHLAQREDEVFYDVVAIVDPLTRDAQKLAPLLVVLGQVVNMKVQVFMNCRAKLSEMPLKSFYRYVLEPDVSFFGNNSLSPGPMARFTEIPESPLLTLNMITPESWMVEAVRSPYDLDNIHLQEVSGVVNAEYELEYLLLEGHCFDLSTGQPPRGLQFTLGMRQEPLMHDTIVMANLGYFQLKAKPGAWILRLREGRSEDIYQIQAHDGTDSPVDAGDVIVVLNSFHSKIIKVRVQKKPDKLNEDLLSEGTESKGLWDSITSFAGGPSMDEDDKKKDVLNIFSVASGHLYERFLRIMMLSVLQYTKSPVKFWFLKNYLSPSFKDTISHMAKAYGFQYELVQYKWPRWLHQQTEKQRIIWGYKILFLDVLFPLAVDKIIFVDADQIVRADLKELRDLDLEGAPYGYTPFCDSRKEMEGYRFWKTGYWASHLGHRKYHISALYVVDLKKFRKIAAGDRLRGQYQALSQDPNSLSNLDQDLPNNMIHQVAIKSLPQEWLWCETWCDDNSKTTAKTIDLCNNPKTKEPKLSAAVRIVPEWSKYDNEIKQFLKRVKEQKEKITEGRSSSSSPQHTGTRRDEL, translated from the exons CGAGTTCATCAGAGAGGATGGTGAAGAGAAGTTCTGGCAGTTTGTTGATACTGTGAAGGAGTTAACCGTTTACAAAAATGGAG AATCTGTCCGGTCTTATTATAACCTGATCATCAAGAAGGCTGGACAGTTTTTGACAGATCTTCAGGTCAACCTGCTGAAGCTGTCTCTGACTCTCAGGGCTTACTCACCGGCTGTGCATGCTTTCCAACAA ATAGCAAGTGATGAACCTCCTCCTGATGGCTGCGCTGCTTTCGTGGTTGTTCACGGTCAAAATGCCTGCAGCACCAAGGATATGAAGAAGCTCTTGAAGACTGCAGCAGGCAG GCCAAAACCTTACCTGTACAAGTCTGATCACCAGTACCCCGGAGTCAATGGGACAGACCTGCCTGTAGCTGTTCTTTATGCTGAAATCGGCACAAAGGAGTTCAATACTTTTCATAAGGTTCTGTCAGAGCGGGCACAGGAGGGCAAACTCGTCTATGTGCTACGACACTTTGTGTCT GagccaaaaaatgaaaagatgctGCTGTCTGGATATGGTGTTGAGCTAGCAATTAAAAGCACTGAGTACAAAGCTGTTGACGACACACAAGTTAAAG AATCCAAATCAGTCACCACTGATAATGAGGATGAAAATGATGAAGTCCAAGGATTTCTGTTTGGCAAATTAAA AAAGTCTCACCCAGAGCTTCAGGAGGAACTTAGAGAGCTGAGGAAGCATCTACTGGAGAGCACCAATGACATGACTCCTCTCAAAGTGTGGGAGCTCCAAG ACCTCAGTTTCCAGGCGGCATCTCGGATCATGACTGTGCCAAAGTTTGATTCTCTCAAATTGATGCAAGACCTCAGCCAAAATTTCCCAAGCAGAGCCAG ATCACTGACAAGAGTGGCCGTAAACCAAGACATGAGGAAAGAAATAGAAGACAATCAAAAG AGGTTGAGTGAGTCGATGGGGATCCAACCTGGAGATGCCAGTCTGTTTATTAATGGAATACACGTTGACCTGGACATTCATAACCCTTTCAG CATCCTGGACATTCTCAGAACCGAGGCTAAGATTCTCGAAGGTCTTCATAACCTTGGCATAAGAGGAAGCAGCGTTAGTAAGTTCCTGCATTTACCATCATCAACCACTGTAGAGGACAGCTATGCTCTGGACATCCGCCACTCATCCGTTATG TGGGCTAATGATATTGAGAAGGACTCCATGTATCGTCACTGGCCCTCAAGTGTCCAGGAGCTCCTCAGAGCAACATTTCCTGGAGTAATTCGACAAATACGTCGTAACTTCTATAACCTG GTTCTGTTTCTTGACCCAAAACAAGAAGAGAGCATTGAGCTGGTGAAATTAGCAGAACTATTTTACAAACATAACATTCCTCTCAG GATTGGGTTTGTGCTGGTTGTCAGTGCAGATGATAAAGTGGATGGTTATTTGGATGCAGGTGTTGCTCTCTTTAGGCTGTTAAACTACATCTCCGAGGAGTATGACGAAGCACAGGCTTTTACGTCCATGGTGTCA ATATATAACAGGGTGGAAGTTGGAGAGATTCTCTCTGTGGATACAGTAACTGCATATCTGAAAAAGAAATTTCCAAAAGCAAATGCTGCCAGAATTCTTGGAGTGGACTCAGGCTATGATGACAACAGAAAG gctGGAGGAGGGTTTTACAGAAAGAGTGGTTTAGGTGCTTTACCAGTGGGTCTGTTCAATGGTATTCCACTCAGTAGTGAGGAGATGGACCCAGAAGAACTAGAGACGGTTCTTCTGCAGAAAATCATGGAAGCTACCAACTTCTTCCAGAGAGCTGTCTTTATG GGTCAGATCACTGAGAGTGTTGATGTGGTGGACTTCCTAATGGAGCAGGCCAATGTAGTTCCCCGTATCAACCCTCTCATTCTGAGCTCTGAGAGGCGATATCTGGATTTCACTTCCTCACCAG TTGCTGATGACTGGGATGACACAACTATGTTCTCACACTTGGACTCCAAAGACAAAACAGCAGTTGTTTCAAAGAGAATGAAGTATTTCATCAGAGATG AAGAGGAGGTGTTATACGGAGTGACCATGTGGATAGTAGCAGATATTGAACAGCCCTCTGGGAGGCAGTTGCTCCGGAACGCCTTGAAACATATG AAATCCAGCAGCTCCAACTGTCGTGTCGGGGTGATCAATGACCCCAGTGGAAAGCCCACAGAGGATAACAGCGCTCTGTACCGAGCCGTCTGGGCTTCTCTCCTCACCCAAAGCAGCAAGAACACGCTCGACTTCACCCTAAAACTCCTCAAAGAAGAAAATGTGGAGCTTCTCAAACAAGGCACCAAGATTAAGCACTTACTTAAACAG GGTATGGACCATGATGCCTTTGAGAAGAAGTTCAACACGATGGAGGTGGACTTCCTGCACAGCCAGCAGAAGTACTGCAAGGAAGTTCTGAAGCTGAAAGCCAGACAGAGAGCAGTAGTCAGCAATGGCAGG ATCCTGAGCCTACTGGATGAGGAAGAAGAGTTCAGTGTGGAAGATTTCCATCTGCTAGAGAAGATCACACTTCGCACTTCAGCAGAAAAGATTAAATCTAAGATCAAGCAGATGAACTTGAATGCCCAAAA GGCCAGTGATCTAATCATGAAAGTAGATGCTCTCATCACTGCATCACCTAAAGGAGAGGCCAGAAAAGATGTCAAATTTCTGAAGGACAAACACAG CATTCTTCATCTGGCACAGCGGGAAGATGAGGTGTTCTATGATGTGGTTGCCATCGTGGATCCTCTCACCAGAGATGCACAGAAGTTGGCTCCTTTATTAGTT GTGCTTGGTCAAGTGGTCAATATGAAAGTGCAGGTGTTCATGAACTGTCGAGCCAAGCTGTCTGAGATGCCCCTGAAGAG CTTTTATCGATATGTTTTGGAACCAGATGTTTCATTCTTTGGCAACAACTCCCTTTCCCCTGGCCCTATGGCCCGGTTTACTGAAATCCCAGAATCCCCTCTGCTCACTCTTAATATGATCACACCAGAGAGCTGGATGGTAGAGGCGGTCAGAAGCCCATATGATCTAGATAACATCCACCTTCAGGAG GTCAGCGGTGTAGTCAATGCAGAGTATGAGCTTGAGTATCTGCTGTTGGAGGGCCACTGTTTTGATCTGTCCACTGGTCAGCCTCCCAGAGGACTTCAGTTTACACTGGGCATGAGACAGGAACCTCTCATGCATGACACCATTGTCATGGCCAACCTA GGCTATTTCCAGTTGAAGGCCAAGCCTGGTGCCTGGATCCTGAGGCTGCGTGAGGGCCGCTCAGAGGACATCTATCAGATACAAGC GCATGATGGCACGGACTCTCCTGTTGATGCTGGTGATGTCATTGTGGTGCTCAACAGCTTCCACAGCAAGATCATCAAAGTTAGA GTCCAGAAAAAGCCTGACAAACTCAATGAGGATCTTCTAAGTGAAGGAACAGAATCCAAAGGCTTGTGGGATTCCATAACCAG CTTTGCCGGTGGCCCGAGTATGGATGAGGATGACAAGAAGAAAGATGTTCTCAATATTTTCTCAGTGGCCTCTGGACATTTATATGAGCGCTTCCTGAG AATAATGATGCTCTCTGTCCTTCAATACACCAAAAGCCCTGTCAAGTTCTGGTTCCTCAAAAACTACCTCTCCCCCTCATTTAAG gACACCATCTCTCACATGGCGAAGGCTTATGGTTTCCAGTATGAGCTGGTCCAGTATAAGTGGCCCCGCTGGCTTCACCAGCAGACAGAAAAGCAACGAATCATCTGGGGTTATAAGATCCTTTTCCTGGATGTGCTTTTCCCCTTGGCTGTGGACAAGATCATCTTTGTAGATGCTGATCAG ATTGTCAGGGCAGATTTGAAGGAGCTGAGAGATCTGGATCTAGAGGGCGCCCCCTATGGGTACACACCATTCTGCGACAGCCGAAAAGAGATGGAAGGCTACCGTTTTTGGAAGACTGGCTACTGGGCTTCTCATCTTGGACACAGGAAATACCACATCAG TGCATTATATGTGGTGGACTTAAAAAAATTCCGGAAGATCGCAGCTGGAGACCGCCTCAGAGGGCAGTACCAAGCCTTAAGCCAAGATCCCAACAGTCTGTCTAACTTGGACCAG GACCTTCCCAACAACATGATCCATCAAGTAGCCATCAAGTCCTTACCTCAGGAGTGGCTGTGGTGTGAGACCTGGTGTGATGACAATTCCAAAACTACAGCCAAGACCATAGATCTG TGCAATAACCCAAAGACCAAAGAGCCCAAGTTAAGTGCAGCGGTGAGGATTGTTCCAGAATGGTCCAAGTATGACAATGAGATAAAGCAGTTTCTCAAACGGGTGAAGGAGCAGAAGGAGAAAATTACTGAGGGtagatcatcatcatcatctccaCAGCACACAG GCACTCGACGTGATGAACTTTAG
- the uggt2 gene encoding UDP-glucose:glycoprotein glucosyltransferase 2 isoform X1, with protein MRVVFVVLVFLRVQYVHSASKGVVASLQAKWSMTPLLLETSEFIREDGEEKFWQFVDTVKELTVYKNGESVRSYYNLIIKKAGQFLTDLQVNLLKLSLTLRAYSPAVHAFQQIASDEPPPDGCAAFVVVHGQNACSTKDMKKLLKTAAGRPKPYLYKSDHQYPGVNGTDLPVAVLYAEIGTKEFNTFHKVLSERAQEGKLVYVLRHFVSEPKNEKMLLSGYGVELAIKSTEYKAVDDTQVKESKSVTTDNEDENDEVQGFLFGKLKKSHPELQEELRELRKHLLESTNDMTPLKVWELQDLSFQAASRIMTVPKFDSLKLMQDLSQNFPSRARSLTRVAVNQDMRKEIEDNQKRLSESMGIQPGDASLFINGIHVDLDIHNPFSILDILRTEAKILEGLHNLGIRGSSVSKFLHLPSSTTVEDSYALDIRHSSVMWANDIEKDSMYRHWPSSVQELLRATFPGVIRQIRRNFYNLVLFLDPKQEESIELVKLAELFYKHNIPLRIGFVLVVSADDKVDGYLDAGVALFRLLNYISEEYDEAQAFTSMVSIYNRVEVGEILSVDTVTAYLKKKFPKANAARILGVDSGYDDNRKAGGGFYRKSGLGALPVGLFNGIPLSSEEMDPEELETVLLQKIMEATNFFQRAVFMGQITESVDVVDFLMEQANVVPRINPLILSSERRYLDFTSSPVADDWDDTTMFSHLDSKDKTAVVSKRMKYFIRDEEEVLYGVTMWIVADIEQPSGRQLLRNALKHMKSSSSNCRVGVINDPSGKPTEDNSALYRAVWASLLTQSSKNTLDFTLKLLKEENVELLKQGTKIKHLLKQGMDHDAFEKKFNTMEVDFLHSQQKYCKEVLKLKARQRAVVSNGRILSLLDEEEEFSVEDFHLLEKITLRTSAEKIKSKIKQMNLNAQKASDLIMKVDALITASPKGEARKDVKFLKDKHSILHLAQREDEVFYDVVAIVDPLTRDAQKLAPLLVVLGQVVNMKVQVFMNCRAKLSEMPLKSFYRYVLEPDVSFFGNNSLSPGPMARFTEIPESPLLTLNMITPESWMVEAVRSPYDLDNIHLQEVSGVVNAEYELEYLLLEGHCFDLSTGQPPRGLQFTLGMRQEPLMHDTIVMANLGYFQLKAKPGAWILRLREGRSEDIYQIQAHDGTDSPVDAGDVIVVLNSFHSKIIKVRVQKKPDKLNEDLLSEGTESKGLWDSITSVWSSLEKSFAGGPSMDEDDKKKDVLNIFSVASGHLYERFLRIMMLSVLQYTKSPVKFWFLKNYLSPSFKDTISHMAKAYGFQYELVQYKWPRWLHQQTEKQRIIWGYKILFLDVLFPLAVDKIIFVDADQIVRADLKELRDLDLEGAPYGYTPFCDSRKEMEGYRFWKTGYWASHLGHRKYHISALYVVDLKKFRKIAAGDRLRGQYQALSQDPNSLSNLDQDLPNNMIHQVAIKSLPQEWLWCETWCDDNSKTTAKTIDLCNNPKTKEPKLSAAVRIVPEWSKYDNEIKQFLKRVKEQKEKITEGRSSSSSPQHTGTRRDEL; from the exons CGAGTTCATCAGAGAGGATGGTGAAGAGAAGTTCTGGCAGTTTGTTGATACTGTGAAGGAGTTAACCGTTTACAAAAATGGAG AATCTGTCCGGTCTTATTATAACCTGATCATCAAGAAGGCTGGACAGTTTTTGACAGATCTTCAGGTCAACCTGCTGAAGCTGTCTCTGACTCTCAGGGCTTACTCACCGGCTGTGCATGCTTTCCAACAA ATAGCAAGTGATGAACCTCCTCCTGATGGCTGCGCTGCTTTCGTGGTTGTTCACGGTCAAAATGCCTGCAGCACCAAGGATATGAAGAAGCTCTTGAAGACTGCAGCAGGCAG GCCAAAACCTTACCTGTACAAGTCTGATCACCAGTACCCCGGAGTCAATGGGACAGACCTGCCTGTAGCTGTTCTTTATGCTGAAATCGGCACAAAGGAGTTCAATACTTTTCATAAGGTTCTGTCAGAGCGGGCACAGGAGGGCAAACTCGTCTATGTGCTACGACACTTTGTGTCT GagccaaaaaatgaaaagatgctGCTGTCTGGATATGGTGTTGAGCTAGCAATTAAAAGCACTGAGTACAAAGCTGTTGACGACACACAAGTTAAAG AATCCAAATCAGTCACCACTGATAATGAGGATGAAAATGATGAAGTCCAAGGATTTCTGTTTGGCAAATTAAA AAAGTCTCACCCAGAGCTTCAGGAGGAACTTAGAGAGCTGAGGAAGCATCTACTGGAGAGCACCAATGACATGACTCCTCTCAAAGTGTGGGAGCTCCAAG ACCTCAGTTTCCAGGCGGCATCTCGGATCATGACTGTGCCAAAGTTTGATTCTCTCAAATTGATGCAAGACCTCAGCCAAAATTTCCCAAGCAGAGCCAG ATCACTGACAAGAGTGGCCGTAAACCAAGACATGAGGAAAGAAATAGAAGACAATCAAAAG AGGTTGAGTGAGTCGATGGGGATCCAACCTGGAGATGCCAGTCTGTTTATTAATGGAATACACGTTGACCTGGACATTCATAACCCTTTCAG CATCCTGGACATTCTCAGAACCGAGGCTAAGATTCTCGAAGGTCTTCATAACCTTGGCATAAGAGGAAGCAGCGTTAGTAAGTTCCTGCATTTACCATCATCAACCACTGTAGAGGACAGCTATGCTCTGGACATCCGCCACTCATCCGTTATG TGGGCTAATGATATTGAGAAGGACTCCATGTATCGTCACTGGCCCTCAAGTGTCCAGGAGCTCCTCAGAGCAACATTTCCTGGAGTAATTCGACAAATACGTCGTAACTTCTATAACCTG GTTCTGTTTCTTGACCCAAAACAAGAAGAGAGCATTGAGCTGGTGAAATTAGCAGAACTATTTTACAAACATAACATTCCTCTCAG GATTGGGTTTGTGCTGGTTGTCAGTGCAGATGATAAAGTGGATGGTTATTTGGATGCAGGTGTTGCTCTCTTTAGGCTGTTAAACTACATCTCCGAGGAGTATGACGAAGCACAGGCTTTTACGTCCATGGTGTCA ATATATAACAGGGTGGAAGTTGGAGAGATTCTCTCTGTGGATACAGTAACTGCATATCTGAAAAAGAAATTTCCAAAAGCAAATGCTGCCAGAATTCTTGGAGTGGACTCAGGCTATGATGACAACAGAAAG gctGGAGGAGGGTTTTACAGAAAGAGTGGTTTAGGTGCTTTACCAGTGGGTCTGTTCAATGGTATTCCACTCAGTAGTGAGGAGATGGACCCAGAAGAACTAGAGACGGTTCTTCTGCAGAAAATCATGGAAGCTACCAACTTCTTCCAGAGAGCTGTCTTTATG GGTCAGATCACTGAGAGTGTTGATGTGGTGGACTTCCTAATGGAGCAGGCCAATGTAGTTCCCCGTATCAACCCTCTCATTCTGAGCTCTGAGAGGCGATATCTGGATTTCACTTCCTCACCAG TTGCTGATGACTGGGATGACACAACTATGTTCTCACACTTGGACTCCAAAGACAAAACAGCAGTTGTTTCAAAGAGAATGAAGTATTTCATCAGAGATG AAGAGGAGGTGTTATACGGAGTGACCATGTGGATAGTAGCAGATATTGAACAGCCCTCTGGGAGGCAGTTGCTCCGGAACGCCTTGAAACATATG AAATCCAGCAGCTCCAACTGTCGTGTCGGGGTGATCAATGACCCCAGTGGAAAGCCCACAGAGGATAACAGCGCTCTGTACCGAGCCGTCTGGGCTTCTCTCCTCACCCAAAGCAGCAAGAACACGCTCGACTTCACCCTAAAACTCCTCAAAGAAGAAAATGTGGAGCTTCTCAAACAAGGCACCAAGATTAAGCACTTACTTAAACAG GGTATGGACCATGATGCCTTTGAGAAGAAGTTCAACACGATGGAGGTGGACTTCCTGCACAGCCAGCAGAAGTACTGCAAGGAAGTTCTGAAGCTGAAAGCCAGACAGAGAGCAGTAGTCAGCAATGGCAGG ATCCTGAGCCTACTGGATGAGGAAGAAGAGTTCAGTGTGGAAGATTTCCATCTGCTAGAGAAGATCACACTTCGCACTTCAGCAGAAAAGATTAAATCTAAGATCAAGCAGATGAACTTGAATGCCCAAAA GGCCAGTGATCTAATCATGAAAGTAGATGCTCTCATCACTGCATCACCTAAAGGAGAGGCCAGAAAAGATGTCAAATTTCTGAAGGACAAACACAG CATTCTTCATCTGGCACAGCGGGAAGATGAGGTGTTCTATGATGTGGTTGCCATCGTGGATCCTCTCACCAGAGATGCACAGAAGTTGGCTCCTTTATTAGTT GTGCTTGGTCAAGTGGTCAATATGAAAGTGCAGGTGTTCATGAACTGTCGAGCCAAGCTGTCTGAGATGCCCCTGAAGAG CTTTTATCGATATGTTTTGGAACCAGATGTTTCATTCTTTGGCAACAACTCCCTTTCCCCTGGCCCTATGGCCCGGTTTACTGAAATCCCAGAATCCCCTCTGCTCACTCTTAATATGATCACACCAGAGAGCTGGATGGTAGAGGCGGTCAGAAGCCCATATGATCTAGATAACATCCACCTTCAGGAG GTCAGCGGTGTAGTCAATGCAGAGTATGAGCTTGAGTATCTGCTGTTGGAGGGCCACTGTTTTGATCTGTCCACTGGTCAGCCTCCCAGAGGACTTCAGTTTACACTGGGCATGAGACAGGAACCTCTCATGCATGACACCATTGTCATGGCCAACCTA GGCTATTTCCAGTTGAAGGCCAAGCCTGGTGCCTGGATCCTGAGGCTGCGTGAGGGCCGCTCAGAGGACATCTATCAGATACAAGC GCATGATGGCACGGACTCTCCTGTTGATGCTGGTGATGTCATTGTGGTGCTCAACAGCTTCCACAGCAAGATCATCAAAGTTAGA GTCCAGAAAAAGCCTGACAAACTCAATGAGGATCTTCTAAGTGAAGGAACAGAATCCAAAGGCTTGTGGGATTCCATAACCAG TGTGTGGAGTTCTTTGGAGAAAAG CTTTGCCGGTGGCCCGAGTATGGATGAGGATGACAAGAAGAAAGATGTTCTCAATATTTTCTCAGTGGCCTCTGGACATTTATATGAGCGCTTCCTGAG AATAATGATGCTCTCTGTCCTTCAATACACCAAAAGCCCTGTCAAGTTCTGGTTCCTCAAAAACTACCTCTCCCCCTCATTTAAG gACACCATCTCTCACATGGCGAAGGCTTATGGTTTCCAGTATGAGCTGGTCCAGTATAAGTGGCCCCGCTGGCTTCACCAGCAGACAGAAAAGCAACGAATCATCTGGGGTTATAAGATCCTTTTCCTGGATGTGCTTTTCCCCTTGGCTGTGGACAAGATCATCTTTGTAGATGCTGATCAG ATTGTCAGGGCAGATTTGAAGGAGCTGAGAGATCTGGATCTAGAGGGCGCCCCCTATGGGTACACACCATTCTGCGACAGCCGAAAAGAGATGGAAGGCTACCGTTTTTGGAAGACTGGCTACTGGGCTTCTCATCTTGGACACAGGAAATACCACATCAG TGCATTATATGTGGTGGACTTAAAAAAATTCCGGAAGATCGCAGCTGGAGACCGCCTCAGAGGGCAGTACCAAGCCTTAAGCCAAGATCCCAACAGTCTGTCTAACTTGGACCAG GACCTTCCCAACAACATGATCCATCAAGTAGCCATCAAGTCCTTACCTCAGGAGTGGCTGTGGTGTGAGACCTGGTGTGATGACAATTCCAAAACTACAGCCAAGACCATAGATCTG TGCAATAACCCAAAGACCAAAGAGCCCAAGTTAAGTGCAGCGGTGAGGATTGTTCCAGAATGGTCCAAGTATGACAATGAGATAAAGCAGTTTCTCAAACGGGTGAAGGAGCAGAAGGAGAAAATTACTGAGGGtagatcatcatcatcatctccaCAGCACACAG GCACTCGACGTGATGAACTTTAG